The following are from one region of the Populus trichocarpa isolate Nisqually-1 chromosome 8, P.trichocarpa_v4.1, whole genome shotgun sequence genome:
- the LOC7467503 gene encoding VAN3-binding protein isoform X1 — protein MDKPVTEIWRPDPVLFRPPETPREPMEFLSRSWSVSALEVSKVLAPQMVFSSKAIPCGAGGMIQEDIIGELEEGCATVSGNPFSFASSETSQMVLERIMSQSQEASPRTSGRLSHSSGPLNGSLTDSPPVSPSEMDDVKFCRPNNPPNVQFRPPAVTPGGNALTVTAAGGGGKTVGRWLKDRREKKKEEVRAHNAQLHAAISVAGVAAAVAASAAATAATSGAGKDEQMAKTDMAVASAATLVAAQCVEAAEAMGAEREHLASVVNSAVNVRSAGDIMTLTAAAATALRGAATLKARALKEVWNIAAVIPVDKGVGVGVGNGSNGSSNGSFSGELVPEENFLGICSRELLARGCELLKRTREGDLHWKIVSVYVNKMNQVMLKMKSKHVAGTITKKKKNVVIEVIKNMPSWPGRHLLERGEQRRYFGLKTLQRGVVEFECSNQKEYDLWTQGVARLLSIAAEKGNRHRMRV, from the exons ATGGACAAACCCGTAACAGAGATATGGCGACCCGACCCGGTCCTTTTCCGTCCACCGGAAACACCACGTGAGCCCATGGAATTTCTTTCACGTTCATGGAGTGTGTCAGCTTTAGAGGTATCAAAAGTCTTGGCCCCACAAATGGTCTTCTCTAGCAAGGCCATCCCATGCGGTGCTGGTGGTATGATACAGGAGGATATCATTGGAGAGTTAGAAGAGGGTTGTGCTACCGTTTCTGGAAaccccttttcttttgcttcctcCGAGACATCCCAGATGGTCTTGGAGAGGATCATGTCACAGTCG CAGGAGGCATCTCCACGCACTTCAGGCCGACTCTCTCACAGCAGTGGACCTCTCAATGGGTCCTTAACGGACAGTCCTCCTGTCTCTCCATCTGAGATGGACGATGTCAAG ttttGTCGACCCAACAATCCGCCTAATGTACAGTTCCGTCCGCCTGCGGTCACTCCTGGTGGTAATGCCCTCACAGTAACCGCTGCCGGTGGTGGTGGTAAGACTGTTGGTAGGTGGTTGAAGGAcaggagagagaagaaaaaggaggagGTGCGGGCCCACAACGCGCAGCTTCATGCTGCAATATCTGTGGCAGGGGTTGCTGCTGCTGTCGCTGCAAGTGCTGCTGCAACAGCTGCCACTTCGGGGGCTGGGAAAGATGAGCAAATGGCAAAGACTGACATGGCGGTGGCATCCGCTGCTACATTGGTGGCCGCACAATGTGTGGAGGCAGCAGAGGCCATGGGGGCAGAGCGTGAGCACCTTGCATCTGTTGTGAATTCTGCTGTGAATGTGCGTTCTGCAGGTGATATCATGACATtaactgctgctgctgcaactg CATTACGTGGTGCAGCAACGTTGAAAGCGAGGGCATTGAAGGAAGTCTGGAATATTGCAGCGGTCATTCCAGTGGATAAAGGAGTAGGGGTGGGTGTTGGAAATGGCAGTAATGGTAGTTCAAATGGTAGTTTCAGTGGTGAACTTGTGCCTGAAGAGAATTTCCTGGGCATCTGCAGCAGGGAATTGCTTGCCAGAGGTTGTGAGCTCCTCAAGCGCACTCGCGAAG GTGACCTTCACTGGAAGATAGTTTCTGTTTATGTCAACAAAATGAATCAG GTTATGTTGAAGATGAAGAGCAAACATGTCGCTGGGAccattacaaaaaagaaaaaga ATGTGGTGATTGAGGTGATAAAAAATATGCCCTCCTGGCCAGGCCGCCACTTGCTAGAGAGAGGTGAGCAGAGGCGGTATTTCGGTTTGAAGACTTTGCAACGGGGAGTTGTCGAATTTGAGTGCTCGAACCAGAAGGAATATGATCTCTGGACTCAAGGCGTCGCAAGACTTCTCTCCATTGCAGCAGAAAAGGGCAACAGACATAGAATGCGAGTGTGA
- the LOC7467503 gene encoding VAN3-binding protein isoform X2 — MDKPVTEIWRPDPVLFRPPETPREPMEFLSRSWSVSALEVSKVLAPQMVFSSKAIPCGAGGMIQEDIIGELEEGCATVSGNPFSFASSETSQMVLERIMSQSEASPRTSGRLSHSSGPLNGSLTDSPPVSPSEMDDVKFCRPNNPPNVQFRPPAVTPGGNALTVTAAGGGGKTVGRWLKDRREKKKEEVRAHNAQLHAAISVAGVAAAVAASAAATAATSGAGKDEQMAKTDMAVASAATLVAAQCVEAAEAMGAEREHLASVVNSAVNVRSAGDIMTLTAAAATALRGAATLKARALKEVWNIAAVIPVDKGVGVGVGNGSNGSSNGSFSGELVPEENFLGICSRELLARGCELLKRTREGDLHWKIVSVYVNKMNQVMLKMKSKHVAGTITKKKKNVVIEVIKNMPSWPGRHLLERGEQRRYFGLKTLQRGVVEFECSNQKEYDLWTQGVARLLSIAAEKGNRHRMRV; from the exons ATGGACAAACCCGTAACAGAGATATGGCGACCCGACCCGGTCCTTTTCCGTCCACCGGAAACACCACGTGAGCCCATGGAATTTCTTTCACGTTCATGGAGTGTGTCAGCTTTAGAGGTATCAAAAGTCTTGGCCCCACAAATGGTCTTCTCTAGCAAGGCCATCCCATGCGGTGCTGGTGGTATGATACAGGAGGATATCATTGGAGAGTTAGAAGAGGGTTGTGCTACCGTTTCTGGAAaccccttttcttttgcttcctcCGAGACATCCCAGATGGTCTTGGAGAGGATCATGTCACAGTCG GAGGCATCTCCACGCACTTCAGGCCGACTCTCTCACAGCAGTGGACCTCTCAATGGGTCCTTAACGGACAGTCCTCCTGTCTCTCCATCTGAGATGGACGATGTCAAG ttttGTCGACCCAACAATCCGCCTAATGTACAGTTCCGTCCGCCTGCGGTCACTCCTGGTGGTAATGCCCTCACAGTAACCGCTGCCGGTGGTGGTGGTAAGACTGTTGGTAGGTGGTTGAAGGAcaggagagagaagaaaaaggaggagGTGCGGGCCCACAACGCGCAGCTTCATGCTGCAATATCTGTGGCAGGGGTTGCTGCTGCTGTCGCTGCAAGTGCTGCTGCAACAGCTGCCACTTCGGGGGCTGGGAAAGATGAGCAAATGGCAAAGACTGACATGGCGGTGGCATCCGCTGCTACATTGGTGGCCGCACAATGTGTGGAGGCAGCAGAGGCCATGGGGGCAGAGCGTGAGCACCTTGCATCTGTTGTGAATTCTGCTGTGAATGTGCGTTCTGCAGGTGATATCATGACATtaactgctgctgctgcaactg CATTACGTGGTGCAGCAACGTTGAAAGCGAGGGCATTGAAGGAAGTCTGGAATATTGCAGCGGTCATTCCAGTGGATAAAGGAGTAGGGGTGGGTGTTGGAAATGGCAGTAATGGTAGTTCAAATGGTAGTTTCAGTGGTGAACTTGTGCCTGAAGAGAATTTCCTGGGCATCTGCAGCAGGGAATTGCTTGCCAGAGGTTGTGAGCTCCTCAAGCGCACTCGCGAAG GTGACCTTCACTGGAAGATAGTTTCTGTTTATGTCAACAAAATGAATCAG GTTATGTTGAAGATGAAGAGCAAACATGTCGCTGGGAccattacaaaaaagaaaaaga ATGTGGTGATTGAGGTGATAAAAAATATGCCCTCCTGGCCAGGCCGCCACTTGCTAGAGAGAGGTGAGCAGAGGCGGTATTTCGGTTTGAAGACTTTGCAACGGGGAGTTGTCGAATTTGAGTGCTCGAACCAGAAGGAATATGATCTCTGGACTCAAGGCGTCGCAAGACTTCTCTCCATTGCAGCAGAAAAGGGCAACAGACATAGAATGCGAGTGTGA